The stretch of DNA TGGTTACCCAAAGCTTTTATTCCCTTAACTGAAATAAATTCTTCTAAGTTAACCGTTAAATTTTCTTTTTGAATACCTTTTATTTTAGCAAAAACAACCTCAGCCATTGGTCGCCAATCAGTAGAAACAATTTCCAATTGAGATTTCTCATGCTCCGAAATAAAAATTTCTTCTTTATTCTCATTTTCAATTAAAAATCGTTTAACATAGTAACGCTCTTTTTCTCCATCATAATAAATGGCTGAAATTGGTTTTGTTGGCTTCCATTTTTCTAGAACAATCATATCGTCATCGAAATGCGTTGTCAATTCTGGAATAATTGTTTTTATTTTCCCCGATTGATTGATAATTAATAATCGATCGTTTGGTTTAAATTCGCCTAAAAGCTCTCCTCTACCATCTACATTTAAACGCTGAACGGTATCGTCGAACCAAATTTTACGCGGACGAAGTGTTGAAATTCCTTTTTCTTTTAATTCGATTCTCTTTATTGGATATTTTGAAACCGTATTTCCTTTAGAAGCACGCCCTTTAATCATAATATCTGCAAAATCGACATCCCATTTTAGTTTTTTTACACTTCCAACTTGGCGTAATAAAATGGTTACTACTTCTGCTTCTCCATTTGGATTTGCAGAGAAATACAACACTTGAGTTCCAGGTTTTTCTTGTGTTAAATCATATTCTTTATCTCGAGTAACTCCCGAAACATTGAAACGTTTTATAAACGAAGCTCCGTTTTTACCATCGCGATAAATCATGTTGTAAATCGTACGCTTATCGTTTTTATCGAAAACAGAAATATGAATAATATCTTTACCTACAAACTTCTTATCATCTACTTTTGTAATCACCATTTTACCATCGCGTAAAAAGACAATTACATCATCAATATCAGAACAATCCGCAACATATTCATCTTTTTTCAAGCTTGTACCAATGAAACCTTCTTCGCGATTTACATATAATTTTGTATTACGTAAAACTACTTTAGTAGCTTCAATTGTATCAAAACTTCTTAATTCAGTTTGACGTTCGCGACCTTTTCCGTATTTCTCTTTTAAAGTCGAAAAATAATCAATGGCAAATTCAATTAAATGTTCTAAATGATGTTTTACTTGTTCAATTTCAGACTCTAATTTTGCAATCACATCATCTGCTTTATCCGAATCGAAACGTGTAATACGAATCATTGGAATTTGCGTTAGCTTTTGTAAATCGTCATCTGTAATTTCACGAATTAAGATATCTTTAAATGGTTCAAAGCGTTTATATAAATATTGATATAATGACTCTCTATCGCTATACAATTTGAAATCGATATACATTTCTTCACGAATGAATATTTTTTCCAAATTTGCAAAATGCCATTTATTTTCTAATTCATCTAATTGAATCTCAAGCTCTCGCTTTAATATATTTACCGTTCTGTTTGTTGAAATCTTCAACATATCAGAAACACCAATAAACAAAGGTTTGTTACAATTTTCGATAACACAACCTAATGGAGCAATTGACGATTCACAATCAGTAAAAGCATATAAGGCATCAATAGTTTTATCTGGTGATACACCTGCAGGTAGATGTACTAAAATTTCAACCTCAGCAGCTGTATTATCCTCAATCTTCTTGATTTTAATTTTCCCTTTTTCGTTTGCTTTCAAAATACTATCAATCAATTTTGAAGTATCAGAACCAAAAGGTATTTGTGTAATTACTAACGTATTTTTATCTAATGTAGCTATTTTAGCTCTAACACGAACACGTCCGCCACGCATTCCATAGTTATAATTGGAAACATCTGCAATACCTGCAGTTGGAAAATCAGGATATAGTGTAAAAGGTTTTCCTTTTAAAATTTTTATTGAAGCGTCAATTAACTCGTTGAAATTGTGCGGTAAAACTTTGGTAGATAAACCTACTGCAATTCCTTCTCCACCTTGTGCTAACAACAATGGAAACTTAACTGGAAGATGCACGGGTTCGTTTTTACGTCCGTCGTAACTCAATTGCCATTCTGTAACTTTTGGTGAGAATAAAACATCTCCTGCAAACTTACTCAAACGCGCTTCTATATAACGCGGAGCTGCTGCGTCATCACCTGTTAAAATATTACCCCAGTTTCCTTGACAATCGATTAATAAATCTTTCTGTCCAATGTTAACCATAGCATCGCCAATACTTGCATCGCCATGTGGATGATACTGCATGGTATGTCCGATGATGTTGGCAACTTTATTGTAACGACCATCATCTAACTCCTTCATTGAATGCATAATACGACGTTGAACCGGTTTAAAACCATCTTCAATTGCCGGAACAGCACGCTCTAGAATTACGTAAGAGGCATAATCTAAAAACCAATCTTTATACATACCGTTTACCTTAACGATAGAATCGGAATGTTCTACTTGCTCTTGATTTTCAGGAACAAATTCTGGATTTTCTTCTGGATTTATATTTTGATTTTCTTCGCTCATATTTCAGTTGTCATTTATCGGTTGACATTTGACAGTTAATTGCTTTTCAATAAATCTTCTGCTGTGTCTAATTCGACTTTCAAGTTATTGATGATAAATTCTTGTCGGTCTGGTGTATTTTTCCCCATGTAGAATTCTAATAACTTTTCGATAGACATGGCTTTATCTAACATTACTGGATCGAGACGCATATCGGCACCAATGAAATGCTTAAATTCATCAGGTGAAATCTCTCCTAATCCTTTGAATCGTGTAATCTCTGGTTTAGCTCCGCTCCGTTCGCCATTGGCTCGGGTTGGTTTCAATTTCTCAATTGCGCTTACACGTTCTTCATCGCTATAACAATAAATTGTTTCTTTTTTGTTTCTTACACGGAACAAAGGTGTTTGTAAAATGTACAAATGTCCTTCTTTTATTAGTTCAGGAAAAAACTGCAAGAAAAATGTAATTAATAACAAACGAATGTGCATACCATCGACATCGGCATCAGTTGCAATTACAATGTTGTTATAACGCAAGTTTTCATAATCTTCTTCAATATCTAATGCTGCTTGAAGTAAATTAAACTCTTCATTTTCGTATACAATTTTTTTAGTCATCCCATATGAATTCAAAGGCTTACCACGAAGTGAGAAAACCGCTTGCGTATTTACGTCACGTGATTTAGTGATAGAACCCGAAGCCGAGTCTCCCTCAGTAATAAAAAGTGTACTTTCTAAGTAACGAGGATTTTTAGTATCGGGCAAATGCACACGACAATCGCGTAATTTTTTATTGTGTAAACTTGCTTTTTTAGCACGTTCTTTTGCTAATTTACGAATACCAGAAAGTTCTTTACGTTCACGTTCTGCTTGTAAAATTTTACGAAGTAAAGCATCGGCAACTTCTGGATTTTTATGTAAAAAGTTATCTAATTTCGTTTTAATGAAATCATTAACAAACGTACGAACGGTTGGACCTTTCGGACCAATATCAGTTGAACCTAATTTGGTTTTCGTTTGCGATTCGAACACAGGTTCTTCCACTTTAATAGCAATAGCTGCCACAATCGATTTGCGAATATCAGAAGCTTCGAAGTTTTTATTATAAAACTCTTTTAATGTTCGCACAACCGCTTCACGAAAAGCACCTAAATGTGTTCCTCCTTGCGTTGTGTTTTGTCCGTTTACGAAAGAATAATATTCTTCTGAATATTGTGTTTTACTGTGTGTAATGGCGATTTCAATATCGTCTCCTTCCAAATGAATAATTGGATATACTCTTTCTTCTTCAAGGATATTTTCGTCTAATAAATCTTTTAATCCGTATTCTGAATAAAACTTTTCGCCATTGTAGTATAAGGTTAACCCACGATTTAAATACGTGTAGTTTTTCAACATTTTTTCTACATACTCGTTGCGATATTTGTAGTTTTTAAAGATCGTATCATCGGCAATGAAGGAAACTTTTGTTCCGCGACGCTTTGTAGATTCGGCTACATCTTCTTCTTGCGTTAAAATACCAGCTGAGAATTCGGCAGCTTTTTGTTGGTTATCACGTACCGATTCTACTCTAAAAAAAGTAGAAAGTGCATTTACAGCTTTGGTACCCACACCATTTAAACCGATAGATTTTTTGAAGGCTTTAGAATCGTATTTACCTCCGGTGTTCATTTTAGACACTACATCGACCACTTTTCCAAGAGGAATTCCACGCCCATAATCGCGAACGGTAACCAAACGATCTTTAATAGTTACTTCAATAGTTTTACCAGCACCCATAGCAAATTCGTCGATACAGTTATCTAAAACCTCTTTTAGAAGAATATAGATACCGTCATCGGGAGTAGAACCATCGCCTAGTTTACCAATATACATACCCGGACGAATACGGATATGCTCTTGCCACTCGAGTGAACGTATATTGTCTTCGGTGTATTGATTTTGCTCTAGCATATGCAGTTTTTGGATTTTCTGCTAATATAAAGGAAATGAGCTAAAAATAAAACGGTTACAAAATAAAGTTATTAAGATTTTTTAGTTTAAAACCTAATTAATCTTTCTTATAATGCGTAGAAATTCCTAAATCGAAGATTGTCCATAATGCAGCTTTTTGATTTGCAAAGAAATAGAATTTTAGAAATACAAAAGGAATAAAAAACATACATTAGAATACAATTAAATAAAAGTTAATCTGTATTCCTTTTATAAATTAAAACTCCAATTCAAAATTAAGTTAATTGAATTTGTTTTGATAGTTCCATCATTAAAAACTTTTACATCACTAGTATTTACTAATCCTAAATTTTCTCTCAATTCAACTTTTAAATTGTTTTTTTCATCTAACTCAAACAATTTACCAAATCCAAAAACTAAACCAAAATCACTTTTTTTATTCATTTCGGTTGTATCTTTTGTAGAATTAAACTGTTTTGAAGTATACTTTGAGTCTATTAAATATCCCGTAAAAAATCCTCCATTTACGTAAAAATCTTTTTTCGAACCAAAATAATAATTGGCATATACTGGCACTATCAAATAATTGTATTTCAACTTACTATCACTTTTATCTACTTCAGTATAACCATATTCATCTGTTAAATAGAAATAACCATCATCTTTAACTAACTTTTGCTCAAAATTTACGTTAGCATTTATTGATATATTTTCTTTGACAAAATACTCAAACGAAATTCCTCCTAAAAAAGAAAAACCAGATTTTAAATTTTCAGACAATTCATTACCTCTCAAACTAGAATAATTTAATCCTCCATTTATACCCAATTTAACTTTACTTTGTGCCCAAAATGTAGTCGAAATACATAAAAAAGTAACTATCCAAAAAAGCTTTTTCATTTTACTATACGTTAAATCTAAAATGCATTACATCACCATCTTTAACAATATATTCTTTACCTTCAACTCTTAATTTTCCAGCTTCTTTTACTTTAGCTTCTGAACCGTAATTAGAATAATCATCAAAAGCAATTACTTCAGCTCTAATAAATCCTTTTTCAAAATCAGTATGAATTACTCCAGCAGCTTTTGGTGCTGTATCTCCAATTTTGATTGTCCACGCACGTACTTCTTTAACTCCTGCAGTAAAATACGTTTGTAAGTTTAATAATTTATAAGCTGCACGAATTAAAACGGCTGAGCCTGGTTCTGTTAAACCTAAATCTTGAAGAAACATTTGACGTTCTTCGTAGCTTTCTAATTCGTTAATATCTGCTTCTGCACCAACAGAAAGCACAATTACTTCAGCATTTTCATCTTTAACTAATTCACGAACTTGGTCTACATATTTGTTTCCGTTTACAGCCGATGCCTCATCTACATTACAAACATATAAAACTGGTTTTGCTGTAATTAATTGGAATCCATCGAACAATTCTTCTTCATCATTTGATTGTGGCGTTACCGTACGAGCAGATTTTCCTTGCAATAAAGCTTCTTTAATTCTATCTAATAAAGCTTTTTCAACTTGTGCTTCTTTATTGCCTGTTTTTGCCGCTTTATTTACTTTTTCTAAACGTTTTTCAACTGTTTCTAAATCTTTTAATTGTAGTTCGATATCAATCGTTTCTTTATCGCGAATTGGATTTACATTACCGTCAACGTGAACAATATTATCGTTATCAAAACAACGCAATACGTGAATAATAGCGTTACACTCACGGATATTACCTAAAAATTGATTACCTAAACCTTCTCCTTTACTTGCACCTTTAACTAAACCTGCAATATCAACAATATCAACAGTTGCCATTTGTACACGCTCTGGTTTCACTAATTCTTCTAAACGAGCAATACGTGGATCGGGAACGTTTACAACACCAATATTTGGCTCAATAGTACAAAACGGGAAGTTTGCACTTTGTGCTTTAGCATTTGACAAACAATTAAATAAAGTTGATTTTCCAACATTTGGTAAGCCTACAATACCTGCTTTCATATTAAATTTTATTTAAAGGAGCGCAAATATAAGGGTTAAAATCGAATTAATCTATCGAATCTTTTAAAGCAACTAAACTTTCGATTATTTTTTTCTCGTCTGCAGTAGGTTTTAGACCAGAATCGAATTCCCAATACTCAGTAAATACTGTAGATTTTTTATTAATAAGTGATTTATCAGTAAAGATATTATGCTTATCGTATTGAAAAATTTTCTTATCAAAATTAGTGGTTACCATGTGGTTTTTAACTTCAATTTTTCTTTTCTCTTTCTTGTATTTTTTGTAAAACCCAATTACTTCTTTAGAATTGGCTAAATAATACATATTCCCTTCGGTTCTAAATACATTTTTATATTCTAACTTATGCATTTTAGAATTTTCTTCTTCCTCTAAAATTTTAATTCGTTTTGCCGATAAAAAAGCACTTACTTCCATAATAATTTTCTTTTTAGAATCGTAAAGCACATAAAAATCGGAAAGCATTCCTTTTGATTCATCAAGTGGAAGTGCTCTTAAAATTAAATATTCTTCATTTTGAGGGTATGTTTTTACTTGGAAATCATATTCTTTTCGGGCTGCTCTGGTGAGAATTTCGTCTAAATATTTAAAACTGTAATAATTTTCAATGATGTTATTTAAATTATATCCTAAAACACCATCGTCAATATCTTCATCCAATAATCCGATAGTTCTATTTTGTTCTACTAAAATATCAGTACTTATTTTAGAATTAGATCCTAAAATTTGAAAATTTACCAATCCGTCATTAAAGAAAACAAACTTATCATTTCGTTTATAAAACTCTCTTAAATACATTTTTAAGTTAGCCGGAATAGTAATTTTATCTCTTGAAGTTTCAACCAATGCCTTTAGAATATCCTGAGGATGATCTTTTGTTAAAATAACTTCCTCTAATTGTTGGGTTTTAGCATCTAAATAAACTACGTTTATTTTTTTATTCAAAGTTTCCGATTTTACAACCATAGAATTGTAAGAAGAATGTGTAAATTCTAAAGTAGAAGCTTTAGTCAAGTTCACTAAAACTTCGCCATCAGCATTTGTTAAAAAACCCTGATGCGTTTTTAAAGCTGTAACAGTAACTTCATCAATAGGTAAATCGGTTTCAAAGTCTTTTACAACAATTCTAATTTTAATTTCTTGAGAAAATGCAAAAATTGTAAGTAATAATACAAGGCTGGTAAAAATCTTCTTCATATTATTGAACTAATAGCAATAGTGGTTGTTAAGTAAAAGTAGTATAAAAAAAAGAATCTCCATAGAAATAAGGAGATTCTTTAATATTATTTTTCTTTCTAAGGGTTATTCGTTGTGTAAAAACGCTTGACGGTTTAATAATGTTTCTTCCGATTCTACATGATCATCATCTGGAACACAACAATCTACCGGACAAACAGCAGCACATTGTGGCTCTTCATGAAAACCTTTACACTCTGTACATTTTCCAGGAACGATAAAGTACACATCGTCAGAAAATGGTGTTTGTGGAGCATCAGCATCAACTTCAGTTCCATCTGGTAAAACTACTTTTCCTTGTAATTTAGTTCCATCTTTCCATCTCCAATCATCAGCCCCTTCATATATTGCTGTATTTGGGCACTCAGGTTCGCAAGCACCACAATTAATACATTCGTCTGTTATTTTTATAGCCATTTTGTTAATTTAAAAATTAGAATTTAGAAATCTGAATAGATTAATCGTACCTATTTCCAAATAATATAATTAATTTTGCGGAACAAAAGTACGAAGCAAACTATTTAAAAACAAGTTACAAATGTTACAAAGTGAAATTAAATCGAGTTTTATTGATTTAGGTCTTTTTTTAAGCCAATTTGAATTCGAAAATTATCAATTGAACCCAATTGTTAAACACAATGACTTGTTTTATAATGAAATGATTGATTTAATTAGTTTATCTCAATCTCATAACGGATGGTTTACAAAAGATAATGTTTGTTTTGCTTTACAATCTTGGGCAAAAGCATTAACAGAATACAATTTAGATAAATGGTTAAATCCGTATAACTTCACGATAGTAGAACCTAAAAAAATTGGTTTAATTTTAGCTGGAAATATTCCACTAGTGGGTTTTCACGATTTACTTTCGGTTTTAATTAGCGGCCACGAAGCTATTGTTAAACTTTCTTCAAACGACCAACATTTAGTAAAATTCTTGGTAAAATACCTTATTGCTTTAGACAATAATTTTGCTCAAAAAATAACTTTTATTCAAGGAAAACTAGAAGGTTTTGATGCTGTAATTGCAACAGGAAGCAACAACACTTCACGTTATTTTGAATATTACTTTAAAGACAAACCAAATATCATTCGTAAAAATAGAAATTCGGTTGCTATTTTAACTGGGAATGAAACTAAAGAAGAATTAGAAGCACTTGCAGAAGATATCTTTAGATATTTTGGTTTGGGTTGTCGCAATGTTTCAAAAATATTTATTCCTAAAGAGTACGACTTTACTTTGTTTTTTGAATCAATTTTTAGTTTTGGAGAAATTATCCATTATGAAAAATATGCAAACAACTACGATTATAATAAAGCTGTATTTTTAATGAGTAACTTTAAACTTCTTGATAACGAATTTTTAATTTTAAAAGAAGACGAAAGTTACGCTTCTCCTATTGCATCTTTATACTATGAATATTATGATAATACAGCAAGTTTAA from Flavobacterium haoranii encodes:
- a CDS encoding DNA gyrase/topoisomerase IV subunit A: MSEENQNINPEENPEFVPENQEQVEHSDSIVKVNGMYKDWFLDYASYVILERAVPAIEDGFKPVQRRIMHSMKELDDGRYNKVANIIGHTMQYHPHGDASIGDAMVNIGQKDLLIDCQGNWGNILTGDDAAAPRYIEARLSKFAGDVLFSPKVTEWQLSYDGRKNEPVHLPVKFPLLLAQGGEGIAVGLSTKVLPHNFNELIDASIKILKGKPFTLYPDFPTAGIADVSNYNYGMRGGRVRVRAKIATLDKNTLVITQIPFGSDTSKLIDSILKANEKGKIKIKKIEDNTAAEVEILVHLPAGVSPDKTIDALYAFTDCESSIAPLGCVIENCNKPLFIGVSDMLKISTNRTVNILKRELEIQLDELENKWHFANLEKIFIREEMYIDFKLYSDRESLYQYLYKRFEPFKDILIREITDDDLQKLTQIPMIRITRFDSDKADDVIAKLESEIEQVKHHLEHLIEFAIDYFSTLKEKYGKGRERQTELRSFDTIEATKVVLRNTKLYVNREEGFIGTSLKKDEYVADCSDIDDVIVFLRDGKMVITKVDDKKFVGKDIIHISVFDKNDKRTIYNMIYRDGKNGASFIKRFNVSGVTRDKEYDLTQEKPGTQVLYFSANPNGEAEVVTILLRQVGSVKKLKWDVDFADIMIKGRASKGNTVSKYPIKRIELKEKGISTLRPRKIWFDDTVQRLNVDGRGELLGEFKPNDRLLIINQSGKIKTIIPELTTHFDDDMIVLEKWKPTKPISAIYYDGEKERYYVKRFLIENENKEEIFISEHEKSQLEIVSTDWRPMAEVVFAKIKGIQKENLTVNLEEFISVKGIKALGNQLTTDKIKQINMLEPLLFEEPIEPEPEKMEVTNEEDVSEEIKTDLEDDGQITLSLE
- a CDS encoding DNA topoisomerase IV subunit B, which translates into the protein MLEQNQYTEDNIRSLEWQEHIRIRPGMYIGKLGDGSTPDDGIYILLKEVLDNCIDEFAMGAGKTIEVTIKDRLVTVRDYGRGIPLGKVVDVVSKMNTGGKYDSKAFKKSIGLNGVGTKAVNALSTFFRVESVRDNQQKAAEFSAGILTQEEDVAESTKRRGTKVSFIADDTIFKNYKYRNEYVEKMLKNYTYLNRGLTLYYNGEKFYSEYGLKDLLDENILEEERVYPIIHLEGDDIEIAITHSKTQYSEEYYSFVNGQNTTQGGTHLGAFREAVVRTLKEFYNKNFEASDIRKSIVAAIAIKVEEPVFESQTKTKLGSTDIGPKGPTVRTFVNDFIKTKLDNFLHKNPEVADALLRKILQAERERKELSGIRKLAKERAKKASLHNKKLRDCRVHLPDTKNPRYLESTLFITEGDSASGSITKSRDVNTQAVFSLRGKPLNSYGMTKKIVYENEEFNLLQAALDIEEDYENLRYNNIVIATDADVDGMHIRLLLITFFLQFFPELIKEGHLYILQTPLFRVRNKKETIYCYSDEERVSAIEKLKPTRANGERSGAKPEITRFKGLGEISPDEFKHFIGADMRLDPVMLDKAMSIEKLLEFYMGKNTPDRQEFIINNLKVELDTAEDLLKSN
- a CDS encoding porin family protein is translated as MKKLFWIVTFLCISTTFWAQSKVKLGINGGLNYSSLRGNELSENLKSGFSFLGGISFEYFVKENISINANVNFEQKLVKDDGYFYLTDEYGYTEVDKSDSKLKYNYLIVPVYANYYFGSKKDFYVNGGFFTGYLIDSKYTSKQFNSTKDTTEMNKKSDFGLVFGFGKLFELDEKNNLKVELRENLGLVNTSDVKVFNDGTIKTNSINLILNWSFNL
- the ychF gene encoding redox-regulated ATPase YchF, whose product is MKAGIVGLPNVGKSTLFNCLSNAKAQSANFPFCTIEPNIGVVNVPDPRIARLEELVKPERVQMATVDIVDIAGLVKGASKGEGLGNQFLGNIRECNAIIHVLRCFDNDNIVHVDGNVNPIRDKETIDIELQLKDLETVEKRLEKVNKAAKTGNKEAQVEKALLDRIKEALLQGKSARTVTPQSNDEEELFDGFQLITAKPVLYVCNVDEASAVNGNKYVDQVRELVKDENAEVIVLSVGAEADINELESYEERQMFLQDLGLTEPGSAVLIRAAYKLLNLQTYFTAGVKEVRAWTIKIGDTAPKAAGVIHTDFEKGFIRAEVIAFDDYSNYGSEAKVKEAGKLRVEGKEYIVKDGDVMHFRFNV
- a CDS encoding peptidase associated/transthyretin-like domain-containing protein is translated as MKKIFTSLVLLLTIFAFSQEIKIRIVVKDFETDLPIDEVTVTALKTHQGFLTNADGEVLVNLTKASTLEFTHSSYNSMVVKSETLNKKINVVYLDAKTQQLEEVILTKDHPQDILKALVETSRDKITIPANLKMYLREFYKRNDKFVFFNDGLVNFQILGSNSKISTDILVEQNRTIGLLDEDIDDGVLGYNLNNIIENYYSFKYLDEILTRAARKEYDFQVKTYPQNEEYLILRALPLDESKGMLSDFYVLYDSKKKIIMEVSAFLSAKRIKILEEEENSKMHKLEYKNVFRTEGNMYYLANSKEVIGFYKKYKKEKRKIEVKNHMVTTNFDKKIFQYDKHNIFTDKSLINKKSTVFTEYWEFDSGLKPTADEKKIIESLVALKDSID
- a CDS encoding 4Fe-4S binding protein, producing the protein MAIKITDECINCGACEPECPNTAIYEGADDWRWKDGTKLQGKVVLPDGTEVDADAPQTPFSDDVYFIVPGKCTECKGFHEEPQCAAVCPVDCCVPDDDHVESEETLLNRQAFLHNE
- a CDS encoding acyl-CoA reductase yields the protein MLQSEIKSSFIDLGLFLSQFEFENYQLNPIVKHNDLFYNEMIDLISLSQSHNGWFTKDNVCFALQSWAKALTEYNLDKWLNPYNFTIVEPKKIGLILAGNIPLVGFHDLLSVLISGHEAIVKLSSNDQHLVKFLVKYLIALDNNFAQKITFIQGKLEGFDAVIATGSNNTSRYFEYYFKDKPNIIRKNRNSVAILTGNETKEELEALAEDIFRYFGLGCRNVSKIFIPKEYDFTLFFESIFSFGEIIHYEKYANNYDYNKAVFLMSNFKLLDNEFLILKEDESYASPIASLYYEYYDNTASLNDKLKEDAEKIQCIVGKNNENFISFGKTQKPELWDYADNVDTIDFLINL